In Aegilops tauschii subsp. strangulata cultivar AL8/78 chromosome 3, Aet v6.0, whole genome shotgun sequence, one genomic interval encodes:
- the LOC109750816 gene encoding uncharacterized protein codes for MASLLLKGVHKRLGLPTISISCSSADATNIIASTGTGAVVGSSGRAIDRHSPRLRDPHRSSTSKPPRPSTSTKDSVSSEDPKQQQQQHGSKKKKKSTTAGAAADGRRSSEKRLVSPATSSRFLLNSSRLQSDDLDVLALPPPPPPSFIDALPVGEGKPKPPSFIDASLPVPSAKDAPPSTVHQAESSSSGTSSSASSSSEITAVQDPEQHKAAALARSSSTAAARTTQVVVLRVSLHCKGCAGKVKKHIAKMEGVTSFDIDIPSKKVTVVGDVTPLGVLTSVSKVKPAQFWPSQPCPPHASASF; via the coding sequence ATGGCGTCTCTGCTTCTCAAGGGCGTGCACAAGCGTCTGGGCCTGCCCACTATCTCCATCTCCTGCTCCTCCGCCGACGCCACCAACATCATCGCCTCCACCGGCACCGGCGCCGTCGTTGGCAGCAGCGGCCGGGCCATCGACCGCCACTCGCCGCGGCTGCGCGACCCACACCGCTCCTCCACCTCCAAGCCGCCCAGACCAAGCACCAGCACCAAAGACTCGGTGTCCTCAGAGGACcccaagcagcagcagcagcagcacggcagcaagaagaagaagaagagcaccACGGCTGGTGCTGCTGCAGATGGGAGAAGGTCTTCGGAGAAGAGGCTGGTCagcccggccacctcctccaggttcctcctcaactcctcccGCCTGCAGTCCGACGACCTCGACGTCCTCGCGCTGcccccgcctccgccgccgtccTTCATAGACGCGTTGCCCGTCGGCGAAGGGAAGCCGAAGCCGCCGTCCTTCATCGACGCCTCCCTGCCGGTTCCCTCTGCCAAGGACGCGCCGCCGTCGACTGTGCACCAAGCAGAGTCCTCGTCGTCAGGGACGTCCTCCTCTGCTTCGTCGTCGTCGGAGATCACGGCCGTCCAAGACCCGGAGCAGCAcaaggcggcggcgctggcgcgGTCGtcctcgacggcggcggcgaggacgACGCAGGTGGTGGTGCTGCGCGTGTCGCTGCACTGCAAGGGGTGCGCGGGCAAGGTGAAGAAGCACATCGCCAAGATGGAGGGCGTGACGTCGTTCGACATCGACATCCCGAGCAAGAAGGTGACGGTGGTCGGCGACGTGACGCCGCTGGGGGTGCTCACCAGCGTCTCCAAGGTGAAGCCCGCGCAGTTCTGGCCGTCGCAGCCGTGCCCCCCGCATGCCTCCGCTTCCTTCTGA
- the LOC109750817 gene encoding uncharacterized protein — translation MASLLLKGVHKRLGLPSITISCSSAAATNIIASTTTSNGVGSSSGRAIDRHSPRLRDPHRSSTSKPPRPSTSTSTKDSASSGDSKQQHGHGNKKKKKKSTTAAAGTSEKRLVSPATSSRFLLNSSRLQSDDLDVLALPPPPPPSFIDVFPGGEAKPPSFIDAFPGDASLPLSFAKEAPSPLQQAETSSSSSSASSSSEITAVQEEEQQKAAVLARSSTTTERRTTQVVVLRVSLHCKGCAGKVKKHIAKMEGVTSFDIDIPSKKVTVVGDVTPLGVLTSVSKVKPAQFWPSPPRPPRASASF, via the coding sequence ATGGCGTCTCTGCTTCTCAAAGGCGTGCACAAGCGGCTGGGCCTGCCCTCCATCACCATCTCctgctcctccgccgccgccaccaacaTCATCGCATCAACCACCACCAGCAACGGCGTCGGCAGCAGCAGCGGCCGGGCCATCGACCGCCACTCGCCGCGCCTCCGTGACCCACACCGCTCCTCCACCTCCAAGCCGCCAAGGCCAAGCACCAGCACCAGCACCAAAGACTCGGCGTCCTCCGGTGACTCCAAGCAGCAGCACGGCCACGgcaataagaagaagaagaagaagagcaccACCGCTGCTGCTGGGACTTCAGAGAAGAGGTTGGTAAGCCCGGCGACGTCGTCCAggttcctcctcaactcctcccGGCTGCAGTCCGACGACCTCGACGTCCTCGCGCTTcccccgcctccgccgccgtccTTCATCGACGTGTTCCCCGGAGGCGAAGCGAAGCCGCCGTCCTTCATCGACGCGTTCCCCGGCGACGCCTCGCTCCCTCTTTCCTTCGCGAAGGAGGCACCGTCGCCGCTACAGCAAGCAGAgacctcctcgtcctcctcctctgcttcgtCGTCGTCGGAGATCACGGCCGTCCAAGAAGAGGAGCAGCAGAAGGCGGCGGTGCTGGCGCGGTCGTCCACGACCACGGAGAGAAGAACGACGCAGGTGGTGGTGCTTCGGGTGTCGCTGCACTGCAAGGGGTGCGCGGGCAAGGTGAAGAAGCACATCGCCAAGATGGAGGGCGTGACGTCGTTCGACATCGACATCCCCAGCAAGAAGGTGACGGTGGTCGGTGACGTGACGCCGCTGGGCGTGCTCACCAGCGTCTCCAAGGTGAAGCCCGCGCAGTTCTGGCCTTCGCCGCCGCGCCCGCCCCGCGCATCCGCCTCCTTCTGA